One genomic segment of Bifidobacterium breve DSM 20213 = JCM 1192 includes these proteins:
- a CDS encoding DivIVA domain-containing protein, with protein MAQELREGDGKAGIARAGKRKWGYDPAQVDAFLERAHALYDSEGIRLTQRDIQSVSFDLTKDGYVIAQVDAALNRLERAVVDKQTAWEIAQHGRVTWKAQTENLYQQILEHVEREQGERFKPGEAKQPSYDKKQVDRLTDQIVDKVAASLGVDGVTEDDVRDLADLNAVSVSNVIFTQRKGKKGYDERQVDYFLNACVQLLSRIESYARVGGASANEPAAAAAPAPAAAVAAPAEAVSPLFAANAQRPAADARFAPQAAASDDAFDALHQAEQNLFVARPAAEQADNASAPAAYQPASYAPASSAAPQPVASDAPSFGAKSAPAAPSTPAVPAVPAAPVTPVAPAVPPTAESDSSLAALAHMAQASQDIPAVSVPSFEPKMPSLGTPEELKLNDMPAPVTPAAAPVTAASAAPAAPSEAPATPEPPHAQTRHQPAPETMPVSFAPANKPVRTTGSVPIPVADHSDDVPAEPVSTPKPAAQPSKDAETKRPEQISDMPFPSLFPTSDDFNSSIPDLSFPTLDHDDTKKEQ; from the coding sequence ATGGCGCAGGAACTTCGCGAAGGGGACGGCAAGGCAGGCATTGCACGCGCAGGCAAGCGTAAGTGGGGATATGATCCCGCTCAGGTCGACGCTTTTCTAGAGCGGGCCCACGCTTTGTACGACAGTGAGGGAATCAGACTTACCCAGCGTGATATTCAGTCGGTGTCGTTCGACCTGACCAAGGACGGCTATGTGATTGCTCAGGTCGACGCAGCGCTTAATCGTCTCGAGCGTGCGGTGGTCGACAAGCAGACCGCATGGGAGATCGCCCAGCATGGTCGTGTGACGTGGAAGGCACAGACTGAGAACCTGTACCAGCAGATTCTCGAGCATGTGGAACGTGAGCAGGGCGAGCGCTTCAAGCCCGGTGAGGCCAAGCAGCCGTCGTATGACAAGAAGCAGGTCGACCGTCTTACCGATCAGATTGTGGATAAAGTCGCTGCATCCCTCGGCGTCGACGGTGTCACCGAAGACGATGTCCGTGACTTGGCTGATCTCAACGCCGTTTCGGTGAGCAATGTCATCTTCACCCAGCGCAAGGGCAAGAAGGGCTATGACGAGCGTCAGGTCGACTATTTCCTAAACGCGTGCGTCCAGTTGCTCAGCCGTATTGAGTCCTACGCTCGAGTCGGTGGCGCTTCCGCCAACGAGCCAGCCGCTGCTGCGGCCCCGGCTCCCGCAGCAGCGGTGGCAGCCCCGGCGGAAGCCGTTTCGCCGTTGTTCGCTGCCAATGCACAGCGCCCGGCTGCTGACGCACGTTTCGCACCTCAGGCCGCCGCCTCTGATGATGCGTTCGATGCTTTGCATCAGGCCGAACAGAATCTGTTTGTGGCTCGTCCTGCAGCTGAGCAGGCCGATAACGCGTCTGCTCCAGCGGCATATCAGCCGGCGTCATACGCACCTGCTTCGTCCGCAGCACCGCAGCCTGTGGCCTCCGATGCACCGTCGTTCGGAGCAAAATCTGCCCCCGCGGCCCCGTCTACTCCGGCGGTTCCTGCGGTTCCTGCGGCTCCGGTGACCCCGGTAGCTCCTGCGGTCCCTCCGACGGCTGAGAGCGATTCCTCGCTGGCCGCCTTGGCCCATATGGCGCAAGCCTCACAGGATATCCCTGCGGTGAGCGTGCCGTCTTTTGAACCCAAGATGCCGAGTCTGGGCACGCCGGAAGAACTGAAATTGAACGATATGCCGGCTCCTGTTACTCCGGCTGCCGCACCGGTTACTGCCGCATCCGCCGCTCCTGCAGCGCCGAGCGAAGCCCCTGCAACACCGGAGCCGCCGCACGCGCAGACGCGTCATCAGCCTGCGCCTGAGACCATGCCGGTCTCCTTTGCGCCGGCCAACAAGCCGGTGCGCACCACCGGATCCGTTCCGATTCCGGTTGCCGACCATTCTGATGATGTGCCGGCCGAGCCCGTGAGCACACCGAAGCCGGCAGCCCAGCCCAGCAAGGATGCCGAGACAAAGCGTCCGGAACAGATTTCCGACATGCCGTTCCCCTCGCTGTTCCCAACCAGCGATGATTTCAATTCAAGCATCCCGGATCTGTCTTTCCCGACGCTGGATCATGATGATACGAAGAAGGAACAGTGA
- a CDS encoding DUF3052 domain-containing protein translates to MNQTASQNAEEFGFKPGDIVQEWLWDDDVDDSVRAKIEELTGEELVDEDYDSAVDGVILWWRDGDDEDELSDTIVDAYAVLGNDGPLWVLTPKPGRPGAASSSTVQSAAQTAGMNAATPLTVSPDWNGIRLRAFGKGR, encoded by the coding sequence GTGAATCAAACGGCATCGCAGAACGCTGAAGAATTTGGTTTCAAGCCCGGCGACATCGTCCAGGAGTGGCTCTGGGACGACGACGTGGACGACTCCGTACGCGCCAAGATCGAGGAGCTCACGGGTGAGGAGCTTGTAGACGAGGATTATGACTCCGCCGTGGATGGTGTCATTCTGTGGTGGCGCGATGGCGACGACGAGGACGAACTGTCCGATACCATCGTCGATGCCTACGCGGTGCTCGGCAATGACGGCCCATTGTGGGTGTTGACGCCGAAGCCCGGTCGTCCGGGAGCCGCCAGCTCTTCCACCGTGCAGTCCGCCGCCCAGACCGCAGGCATGAACGCCGCCACTCCGCTGACTGTCAGCCCGGACTGGAATGGTATCCGTCTGCGCGCTTTCGGCAAGGGCCGCTGA